One Alicyclobacillus acidoterrestris DNA window includes the following coding sequences:
- a CDS encoding transposase, giving the protein MYILQPSLFSFEDWLEIDSSDRLPLFFAVLDLQPYASKLRKQSPQGAKPMNREAILRALLAAPLEGISTFTRLHERLARDIRFRYQCGFRIDEAAPSVSRLSRVFSAVVELGLAEKLFIDLVSQCKEASIINGRHLAVDTASELPVALDVTPANVFDGEMAAPLLEHVVTTHGWEIDFVMMDAGYDQVKNYEMVRQYGAQAIIAMNKRGEKEPPEGIASDGTPRCTMGYDMVYWGADGDRLKFRCPHAVGKVDCPLGIATCSESNYGMVVKKRITEDIRRYCAPHRGTQNWKLLYNERTAVERCNARLKTNLTANDVHVRGIRKVKTYMFLNAIVLLASALAVNHIERHKKTA; this is encoded by the coding sequence TTGTATATTCTCCAACCATCGCTCTTTTCCTTTGAGGACTGGCTAGAAATTGACTCCAGCGATCGTCTGCCCTTGTTCTTTGCTGTCTTGGATTTACAACCCTATGCTTCGAAATTGAGAAAACAGTCACCCCAAGGCGCGAAGCCTATGAATCGTGAAGCGATTCTGCGCGCACTGCTGGCTGCTCCGCTTGAAGGAATCTCAACGTTCACAAGGCTTCATGAACGGTTGGCTCGAGATATACGCTTTCGCTACCAGTGTGGGTTTCGAATCGACGAAGCAGCCCCGTCGGTCTCCAGACTGAGTCGCGTGTTTTCAGCCGTTGTTGAGTTGGGTCTCGCTGAGAAGCTCTTCATTGACCTGGTCAGTCAATGTAAAGAAGCGAGCATCATCAACGGTCGCCATTTGGCTGTGGACACCGCGAGTGAACTGCCAGTTGCTTTGGATGTCACACCAGCGAACGTCTTTGATGGTGAGATGGCGGCGCCATTGCTGGAACACGTCGTGACGACGCACGGTTGGGAAATCGATTTTGTCATGATGGACGCTGGATATGATCAAGTCAAAAACTATGAAATGGTTCGTCAATATGGTGCACAGGCAATTATCGCGATGAACAAGCGCGGTGAAAAAGAACCGCCTGAAGGAATCGCATCGGACGGGACGCCGCGTTGCACGATGGGATATGACATGGTGTATTGGGGTGCGGACGGTGACCGACTAAAGTTTCGCTGCCCGCACGCGGTTGGGAAGGTAGATTGTCCGCTTGGAATCGCGACATGTTCCGAATCCAACTACGGTATGGTGGTCAAAAAGCGGATCACAGAAGATATTCGGCGTTACTGCGCACCACACCGAGGCACGCAGAATTGGAAGCTGTTATACAACGAGCGAACTGCTGTAGAGCGTTGTAACGCAAGACTTAAGACGAATTTGACGGCGAACGACGTCCATGTCCGAGGCATTCGAAAAGTAAAGACGTACATGTTCCTCAACGCGATCGTGTTACTTGCATCGGCACTAGCTGTGAACCATATCGAACGACACAAGAAGACTGCATAA
- a CDS encoding helix-turn-helix domain-containing protein, protein MSYKHDHKNPYPHQETLANHLNVTVRQIRKWTDSLIEKGLLQVGRRMNPHNHRLGSLVYNFEPLLQRALEFASNDQDSLNNADEVETVIYDDPFVVQYEDAYAVPQEPEVHVEEPQVPFNPEVSEPQVTIPEEPQVPVMNRTSNNTTTSTTTYNHVPASDKKFDNDPFEQIELAMMTNMGRPYIAKRDDYIAIKRWLTSQVPLSWIIDGIHRVFSQRPGATIRSFK, encoded by the coding sequence ATGTCCTATAAGCATGACCACAAGAATCCTTACCCGCATCAAGAAACTCTCGCCAATCACCTTAATGTAACTGTACGTCAAATACGTAAATGGACTGATTCCCTCATCGAGAAAGGGCTTCTTCAGGTCGGGCGACGTATGAATCCCCACAATCATAGACTAGGTTCCCTCGTCTATAACTTCGAACCGTTGCTTCAACGTGCGTTAGAATTCGCAAGTAATGACCAAGACTCGCTGAATAACGCCGACGAGGTTGAAACTGTTATTTATGACGATCCATTCGTCGTACAATATGAAGATGCGTACGCTGTCCCACAGGAACCTGAGGTACACGTAGAGGAACCCCAGGTCCCCTTTAACCCTGAAGTTTCGGAACCTCAAGTCACAATTCCAGAGGAACCTCAGGTACCGGTCATGAATAGAACAAGTAATAACACTACTACCTCTACTACTACTTATAACCATGTGCCTGCGAGCGACAAAAAATTCGATAATGACCCATTTGAACAAATCGAACTTGCCATGATGACCAATATGGGCCGACCGTATATTGCAAAACGTGACGACTACATCGCCATTAAGCGTTGGTTAACTAGTCAAGTACCTCTAAGCTGGATTATCGATGGCATTCATAGGGTTTTTTCACAAAGACCAGGTGCAACCATTCGCTCGTTTAAATGA
- a CDS encoding IS4 family transposase — MVRESHGHDQLQSMITRFFHEHRIASLLKSSNIKKETGIPVIHIFRFLFQIVFLGRNVSRLLNDASTDFEKDTVYRFLNSPRHNWRKFLLSLAVAVVQRFSKLTSDDRADVLIVDDSLYDRSLSKKVELLAKVFDHTTHQFVRGFRMLTLGWSDGNSFVPVAFSLLSSENERNRLCGMSESIDKRTTGYKRRRESTMKATDVMFELLSQAQSAGVKAKYLLFDSWFAYPSVILRVITGHAMNVICMLKAMPHVYYEFEGRRVTLNQLYSQVRKRRGRAKILTSVAVIIGKDEKGRPVPAKIVFVRNRHKSRDWLALLSTDTSLPDDEIVRVYGKRWNVETFFKMTKSYLRLAKEFQGRSYDFMVAHTTIVFTRYIMLAVLSREEADPRTLGKLFYDCCDELADIRFIEVLRVLLSLLRQALQEFVDQDPILIDRVVGLFIDRLPAPLKAKLAA, encoded by the coding sequence ATGGTACGCGAATCCCATGGCCATGATCAACTCCAATCTATGATTACTCGGTTCTTCCATGAACATCGCATTGCATCTTTGCTCAAATCGTCCAACATCAAGAAGGAGACGGGTATCCCGGTTATACATATTTTTCGGTTCCTGTTTCAGATTGTCTTTCTTGGCCGCAATGTAAGCAGGCTCTTGAATGACGCGTCGACTGATTTCGAAAAGGACACCGTGTATCGATTCCTGAATTCGCCGCGGCATAACTGGAGGAAGTTCCTTCTGTCACTCGCCGTTGCGGTGGTACAGCGCTTTTCCAAGCTGACCTCTGATGACCGAGCCGACGTGCTAATCGTGGACGACTCTTTGTATGACCGTAGTCTGAGCAAGAAGGTCGAACTGCTCGCCAAGGTTTTCGATCACACGACGCACCAGTTTGTCCGGGGCTTCCGAATGTTGACGCTTGGATGGTCGGATGGCAACTCATTCGTTCCAGTGGCCTTTTCACTACTGAGTTCGGAGAACGAACGCAACCGGTTGTGCGGAATGAGCGAGTCGATCGACAAACGGACCACGGGTTACAAGCGCCGGCGCGAGAGCACGATGAAGGCCACGGACGTCATGTTTGAGTTGCTGTCACAGGCACAATCCGCGGGTGTGAAGGCGAAGTACCTGCTGTTCGACAGTTGGTTCGCCTATCCGTCGGTGATCTTGCGGGTCATCACAGGTCACGCGATGAACGTCATCTGCATGCTCAAAGCGATGCCCCACGTGTACTATGAATTCGAAGGGCGTAGGGTGACCTTGAACCAGCTGTACTCACAGGTGCGAAAGCGCCGCGGCAGGGCCAAGATTCTGACTTCCGTTGCAGTGATCATCGGCAAGGATGAGAAGGGACGGCCGGTTCCAGCAAAGATCGTCTTTGTTCGCAATCGCCACAAGTCCCGCGATTGGTTGGCACTCCTGTCGACCGACACATCTCTGCCGGACGACGAGATCGTCCGGGTATACGGTAAACGTTGGAATGTCGAGACGTTCTTCAAAATGACCAAGTCGTACCTCAGGCTGGCAAAGGAGTTCCAGGGGCGTTCGTACGACTTCATGGTTGCGCATACCACGATTGTGTTCACGCGATACATCATGCTTGCAGTCTTGTCTCGCGAGGAGGCGGATCCACGTACCCTCGGCAAACTGTTTTACGACTGCTGCGACGAACTGGCAGATATTCGCTTCATCGAGGTTCTCCGCGTCCTGCTTTCATTACTGCGACAGGCACTACAGGAGTTTGTTGACCAAGATCCAATCCTCATCGATCGGGTTGTCGGGTTGTTTATCGACCGTTTACCCGCACCACTCAAGGCAAAACTCGCTGCCTAG